The sequence below is a genomic window from Leptotrichia trevisanii DSM 22070.
AACGATAATATCAATTTTACCTGCTTTTAATGCTGGTATCAACCCGTCAAACGACTGATCCACAATTTCAATTTCATATCCGAGATTTTTTCCAATTTCATTTATCATATCCACATCAAATCCCGTAATTTTCCCATTTTCAATATATTCAAACGGAGCAAAAACTGCATTTAGCCCTACTCTTAATTTTTTCTGCCCGCTATCTTTTTTTCCGCACGACATAATTCCAAAAATTACTAATATCAATATTAAAAATACTTTTTTCATAATTTTCCTCGCTTTCTATTTTTTATTATTTAATTTCTATTTGTTTCCAATCCATATTTCTTGATTAATTCTGCATATTTACCATTTTCCTGCAATTTTTTCAGTTCTTCATTTATCTGTTTAATAAGTTCCGAATGTTTTCCTTTATCAAATGCGATTGCCATTCCATACGGCAATTTTTCCTCATAAAAAATCTCTATCTCGGGATTTTTTTTCATAAATTCCATTGCAACAATATTTTCCAGTATTACAGCATCACTTTTTCCGCTTTTCAAGTCTAGAATCAGATTAACAGTTGCATCATTTGCTACAACATTTGCATTTTGTATTTTTTTAGCTTCTAATTCCTGAATTGTCCCGAGCTGTACTCCAACTTTTTTTCCAGCCAGGCTCTCTTTAGAATTTACTGCCGTATTCCCTTTTTTTCTCAAGTAAACCTGTGTTGATTTAAAATATTCATCTGTAAAGTCAACTGATTTTTTTCTTTCTTCAGTTGCACTCATTCCAGAAATAATCGCATCCAGCTTTCCAGTCTTAAGTGACGGTATAAGAGCGTCAAATGGCTGAACTTTCATTTCAATTTCATATCCCAAATCTTTCCCAATCTGTTTTATCAAATCAATGTCAAATCCTACTAATTCACCATTTTCCATATACCCAAACGGAGGAAATACTCCATCTGTCCCTACAACAAGTTTTTTCATATCTTGCTTTGCTTCTGTTTTGTTCCCACACGACACTATCCCGAATATAGCCATCATAATTACTATTAATAATTTTTTCATCTCTGTACCGCCTTTCCACTATACAGCCTAAGTCAATATATTTTTATTATTTTAATGATTTAACACTTTATCTAAAAATATCCTTGCCCTTTCTGATTTTGGATTGTCAAATAAATCTTGCGGCTTCGCATCTTCCAAAATATATCCCTCATCCATAAAAAACACTCTATTTGCAACATTTCTAGCAAATCCCATTTCATGTGTTACTACAATCATTGTCATTCCAGCATTTGCAAGTTCTCTCATTACTTCCAGAACTTCCCCTATCATTTCGGGATCAAGTGCCGATGTCGGCTCATCAAATAGAATCACCTTAGGATTCATTGCTAATGCCCTTGCAATAGCAACTCTTTGTTTCTGCCCGCCAGACAGTTTATTTGGGTAAACATCTCTTTTATCAGAAAGTCCTACTTTTTCAAGTAATTCCACTGCCAATTTTTCTGCCTCAGGTTTTGACATTTTTTTCAATCTAATTGGCCCTAAAGTAATATTTTCCAATACTGTTTTATGAGGATACAAATTAAAGTGCTGAAACACCATTCCAACTTCTTCACGAATTTTGTTTATATCCACTCCACGTTCCAAAATATTTTTATCATTTATTTTAATTTCTCCAGATGTAGGTTCTTCAAGTCTATTTATGCAACGTAAAAATGTTGATTTCCCACTTCCAGAAGGCCCTATAATTGAAATTACCTCACCTTCTTTGATTTCAGTACTAATTCCTTTTAGCACTTTCAGTTCTCCATATTTCTTCTTCAAATTTTTTATCTTAATCATTTTCCTTTAATCTCATCTCCAATCGTTTCCCAATAAATGAGAATAATTTTACGCTGATATAATAAACCAAACCAGTAAACAATATTGGTTTTACACTATAATATACAGCTTGTAAACTTTTACTGTTCATTGTAATGTCTACAACACTAATATACCCTACAACAGCTGTTTCCTTAAACAAGTTTATAAATTCATTTAAAAGTGCTGGTAAAATATTTTTTATTGCTTGTGGCATTATAATTTCGTTCATTGCCATTCTATAAGGCATACCAGTCGCTCTTGCAGCTTCCATTTGTCCCTTGTCTATACTTTCAATTCCAGAACGAATCGTCTCCTCCACATAAGCCGCACTATTAAGTCCTAAAGCAATTAATGCAATCCAGTAATTATTAAATATCACAACTACAAAAGATAATGTCAAAAGCTGTAGAACCATTGGCGTACCACGCATTATATCAACATATTCGTCAATAACGACATCTTTTATCATATTAACAACTTCACTTTTTGTCTTCTGGAATTTAAAAAATGCTAACAACATTCCAAAAAGAATACCAATAGCAGCCCCTCCAACTGTAAGCCCTAACGTAGTCACAAAGTAGCTTCCAGCATAAATTTCCCACTCTTTCGGCTTCATATCGTACGGAAACGCAAGAAGCACTGCAACCGTTACAACTGCTATAAAAAATGATGTTTTTACTATTTTTCGTGTTTTTTCCAATTCTTCCATTATATTTAATGAACTTTAATTTTGTTCATATCCTCCTTATATTTTAGTTATTATAACATTATTATACCTAATATTTACAGGTTTTTCAATAAAAACTTTTTATTTTATTTTTAATTTAATTGCTTTTCTTCTATTTATCCACCTTCAAAGAAGATTAAATATTTTTTCAAAATATTTTTAAATAATTAAGTGATATAGTTACTTGATTTTGGAAATAATATTTATAAATCTAGTAAAATTTCCAAAACAGAACATAATTTGAAAAGGAGTTTATAGCTATGAAATTATTTAAATTTTTATTTTTTTCAATTATTATATTAATTGTAGGCTTAGGTTACTACATTTACACTCAAAACCAGTTAAAAATTCCAGATTCTATGGTAAAAAGTGCTGTTGCTTCCAAATTTCCAATAGAAAAATCCTACCCTCTTGGAAAAATTAAACTATTTAATCCAAAAGTACATTTTGAGAATGATAAGTTAATTATTGAAGCAGAATACCTAAATGATGCATTAAATGATCAGATTAGCGGAACAATGACCTTTGCAACTGACATTCGTTATGATCCAATGAAATCAAACCTTTATCTCGAGGACTTCCAAATTGTAAGACTGACAAAAGAAAATAAAGAAATTGATCTTGATAAAAAACCTATTATCAGAACAGGGTTAAATTATGCTTTTAGTCAGCTTGAAAAAAAAGAAATTTTGAATTTATCAGGAGTTGAAAAATTTCAAATGATAAAGGATATAAAAATTGAAAATAATAAATTGACAGTTGTTAAATAAAATTTTTTCTTTTTATTTGATTTATAAATAAATTTTGTAAAATCTCAATTAACATTTGTTTTTTCTATTATTTTTTATTTACTTCAGTTTATCTAAGCAGAGGTATCAAACGCCATACCTCTGCACTCCCGCTTTACGCAAAACTTTCTTTTAGAACAAAAATAGAACTCGCTTTTGAACATATATTATTTTAATTATGAATAAACA
It includes:
- a CDS encoding amino acid ABC transporter permease, which encodes MEELEKTRKIVKTSFFIAVVTVAVLLAFPYDMKPKEWEIYAGSYFVTTLGLTVGGAAIGILFGMLLAFFKFQKTKSEVVNMIKDVVIDEYVDIMRGTPMVLQLLTLSFVVVIFNNYWIALIALGLNSAAYVEETIRSGIESIDKGQMEAARATGMPYRMAMNEIIMPQAIKNILPALLNEFINLFKETAVVGYISVVDITMNSKSLQAVYYSVKPILFTGLVYYISVKLFSFIGKRLEMRLKEND
- a CDS encoding amino acid ABC transporter ATP-binding protein; this translates as MIKIKNLKKKYGELKVLKGISTEIKEGEVISIIGPSGSGKSTFLRCINRLEEPTSGEIKINDKNILERGVDINKIREEVGMVFQHFNLYPHKTVLENITLGPIRLKKMSKPEAEKLAVELLEKVGLSDKRDVYPNKLSGGQKQRVAIARALAMNPKVILFDEPTSALDPEMIGEVLEVMRELANAGMTMIVVTHEMGFARNVANRVFFMDEGYILEDAKPQDLFDNPKSERARIFLDKVLNH
- a CDS encoding DUF1439 domain-containing protein, with translation MKLFKFLFFSIIILIVGLGYYIYTQNQLKIPDSMVKSAVASKFPIEKSYPLGKIKLFNPKVHFENDKLIIEAEYLNDALNDQISGTMTFATDIRYDPMKSNLYLEDFQIVRLTKENKEIDLDKKPIIRTGLNYAFSQLEKKEILNLSGVEKFQMIKDIKIENNKLTVVK
- a CDS encoding basic amino acid ABC transporter substrate-binding protein, yielding MKKLLIVIMMAIFGIVSCGNKTEAKQDMKKLVVGTDGVFPPFGYMENGELVGFDIDLIKQIGKDLGYEIEMKVQPFDALIPSLKTGKLDAIISGMSATEERKKSVDFTDEYFKSTQVYLRKKGNTAVNSKESLAGKKVGVQLGTIQELEAKKIQNANVVANDATVNLILDLKSGKSDAVILENIVAMEFMKKNPEIEIFYEEKLPYGMAIAFDKGKHSELIKQINEELKKLQENGKYAELIKKYGLETNRN